A single genomic interval of Cellvibrio sp. PSBB023 harbors:
- a CDS encoding sulfite reductase subunit alpha: protein MRYLVASLLILSYLLFCWLCWRHYQRKQPSIIASNNASNPAGDIVIAYASQTGNARRIAEQSALQLQQAGKAVITLPLNQLTDTQLLSATHLLIVASTYGEGEAPDNANRFIPRRLNRLGEGSLQSLTYLILGLGDSHYTHFCGFAQQLHHGLHHRGAQAIADMIAVDKLDESALRHWQYYLGKLAGSSHFADWSKPAYSDWLLVARHCLNLASPGAPAYHLQLKPAVQAINNQTWQAGDIVEVGPCNSMDRIDVFLQQLNRHLPRESLSEKDLDVNEAQLAHLRQLSDDALLSELADLGHREYSIASAPQEGTLDLVVRQVQLANNELGIGSGWLTAHAPLQSLIRLRVRSNPHFHSPAAQHPLILIGNGTGIAGLRSHLANPARATGKHWLFFGERHYLADNFFNADIQHWQETGLLTQVNKIFSRDAGDGQRGYVQDLLMPNADDIRAWVAAGSAIFVCGSLQGMAQAVDEALVAILGAEQLELLADQQRYCRDVY, encoded by the coding sequence GTGCGCTACCTTGTCGCGAGCCTGCTAATACTTTCCTATTTACTATTTTGTTGGCTCTGCTGGCGCCATTACCAGCGCAAGCAGCCGAGTATTATTGCATCGAATAACGCAAGCAATCCGGCCGGTGATATTGTGATTGCCTATGCAAGTCAAACCGGTAACGCAAGACGGATTGCCGAGCAAAGTGCATTGCAATTACAGCAAGCCGGTAAGGCGGTAATCACCCTTCCGCTGAATCAGCTTACAGATACACAATTATTATCGGCAACACATCTGCTTATTGTTGCCAGCACCTATGGCGAGGGCGAAGCCCCTGATAACGCCAATCGTTTTATTCCGCGTAGATTGAATCGCTTGGGCGAAGGCTCGCTCCAGTCTCTTACCTATTTAATTCTCGGTTTGGGCGATTCACACTACACACATTTTTGCGGTTTTGCACAACAGTTGCATCATGGTTTGCATCACCGTGGCGCTCAGGCGATTGCCGATATGATTGCGGTGGATAAACTCGACGAAAGTGCACTTCGGCATTGGCAATATTATTTAGGCAAGCTTGCGGGCTCTAGTCATTTTGCGGATTGGAGCAAACCGGCGTACAGCGATTGGTTGTTGGTCGCACGTCATTGCCTGAATCTCGCAAGCCCGGGGGCACCTGCGTATCACTTGCAGTTAAAACCTGCGGTCCAGGCTATTAATAATCAAACCTGGCAAGCAGGCGATATTGTGGAAGTTGGCCCCTGTAATTCTATGGACCGCATTGATGTCTTTTTACAGCAACTTAATCGCCATTTGCCGCGAGAATCCCTGAGTGAAAAAGACCTTGATGTGAATGAGGCGCAGCTCGCGCACCTAAGGCAGTTATCTGACGACGCCTTGCTCTCTGAGTTGGCTGATTTAGGTCATCGCGAATATTCCATCGCGTCTGCACCGCAAGAGGGAACTTTGGATTTGGTCGTGCGCCAGGTGCAACTCGCCAATAATGAATTAGGTATAGGTTCCGGTTGGTTAACCGCACATGCGCCATTGCAATCGCTTATTCGGTTGCGTGTGCGTAGCAATCCCCATTTTCATTCACCGGCTGCGCAACACCCGCTCATCCTTATCGGTAATGGGACGGGTATTGCCGGGTTGCGTTCACATTTAGCAAACCCCGCGCGAGCAACAGGCAAGCATTGGTTATTTTTTGGTGAGCGCCATTATCTTGCAGACAATTTTTTTAATGCCGATATCCAGCATTGGCAAGAAACCGGTTTGCTCACCCAGGTTAATAAAATATTTTCACGCGATGCTGGCGACGGGCAGCGTGGCTATGTGCAGGACTTACTAATGCCCAATGCCGATGATATTCGTGCTTGGGTTGCTGCTGGCTCTGCTATTTTTGTGTGCGGCAGTTTGCAGGGAATGGCACAAGCGGTTGATGAGGCATTGGTCGCTATTCTCGGTGCTGAACAATTGGAGCTGTTGGCAGATCAGCAACGTTATTGCCGCGATGTGTATTAA
- a CDS encoding DUF4198 domain-containing protein: protein MNKFLNTALCAALVVCLPLTAQAHRAWLLPSATVLSSDDAWVSIDAAVSNDIFHADHAPMRVEGVVITAPDGKKLDAQNASQGKFRSTFDVQLPQKGTYKIAVASSGLMARWETESGERKMWPGRGERANPADFDKMVPKKAKNLEVSQFSRRMETFVTSGSPTNTVLAPSKQGLELLPITHPNDLFAGETASFQFLMDGKPVAGVKVTIIPGGMRYRNDQAAIDVESDKKGVITVTWPQAGMYWLSANYRDEKAKKPATSRAGSYVATLEVLPE, encoded by the coding sequence CTTAACTGCACAAGCTCATCGCGCCTGGCTATTGCCCAGTGCCACTGTACTTTCCAGTGATGATGCCTGGGTCAGTATCGATGCTGCAGTATCTAACGATATTTTTCATGCTGACCATGCGCCTATGCGTGTTGAAGGCGTAGTAATTACCGCGCCGGACGGCAAAAAGCTGGATGCACAAAATGCCAGCCAGGGTAAATTTCGCAGCACGTTTGATGTGCAACTACCACAAAAAGGAACCTATAAAATTGCTGTGGCATCCAGCGGTTTGATGGCACGTTGGGAAACAGAAAGCGGCGAACGCAAAATGTGGCCCGGTCGCGGTGAGCGTGCAAACCCTGCCGATTTCGACAAAATGGTTCCCAAAAAAGCCAAAAATTTGGAAGTGTCACAATTCTCGCGTCGCATGGAAACCTTTGTCACTTCAGGTTCACCAACCAATACGGTATTGGCACCCAGCAAACAAGGTTTGGAGTTGCTGCCTATTACCCATCCCAACGATTTATTTGCCGGTGAAACTGCAAGTTTCCAATTCCTGATGGATGGTAAACCCGTAGCAGGGGTAAAAGTCACGATCATTCCGGGCGGCATGCGCTATCGCAATGATCAGGCGGCAATCGATGTGGAGTCAGATAAAAAAGGCGTCATTACAGTCACTTGGCCGCAAGCAGGAATGTACTGGTTAAGCGCGAATTATCGCGATGAAAAAGCCAAAAAACCGGCAACCAGCCGTGCAGGGAGCTACGTTGCAACGCTTGAAGTGCTGCCAGAATAA
- a CDS encoding efflux RND transporter periplasmic adaptor subunit, with protein MAMSLSIKNILGSTRGIISAVVIVLLVLIGLWRSVWATDSDAVIYTTEAVVRGDIENLVTATGTLQPQDYVDVGAQVSGQLEKLHVDIGSEVKAGDLLAEIDATVYAARVDATRASLRTQQAQLLDREAQLTLANIKYEREKNLFKEDATTNESLQTAEANLKSARAQLKALQAQIEQTESTLRVEAANLNYAKIYAPIDGTVVSITSRQGQTLNTNQMAPTIMRISDLSTMTVQTQVSEADIGKLRKDMAVYFTTLGSQGRRWYSKLDRIQPTPEILNNVVLYNALFDVPNENRLLMTQMSTQVFFIESQAKDVLLVPMSALSFAPARGERPPANAPRGEFPPRDKTSIDKTIPAGANKSARPGMVKVMKADGRIEERKVLVGVTNRVQAQIIEGLAEGELVISGSSRPTQTKAAAGMGMGGPGMGMGRR; from the coding sequence ATGGCTATGTCTTTATCGATTAAAAATATATTGGGCTCCACTCGTGGCATTATTTCAGCAGTGGTAATTGTGCTGCTGGTGTTGATTGGGCTTTGGCGCAGCGTCTGGGCAACCGATAGCGATGCTGTTATTTACACCACGGAAGCTGTGGTGCGAGGTGATATAGAAAACCTTGTCACGGCAACCGGCACATTACAGCCACAGGATTATGTGGATGTGGGTGCCCAGGTGTCCGGTCAGCTGGAAAAACTGCACGTTGACATAGGGTCGGAAGTGAAAGCGGGCGATCTGTTGGCTGAAATTGATGCAACCGTCTATGCCGCGCGGGTTGACGCAACACGAGCATCCCTGCGCACCCAGCAAGCGCAATTGCTGGATCGCGAAGCCCAGCTAACTTTGGCAAACATAAAATATGAACGTGAAAAAAATCTGTTCAAGGAAGATGCAACAACGAATGAATCCCTGCAAACCGCCGAAGCCAATTTGAAATCGGCGCGTGCGCAGTTAAAAGCGCTGCAAGCACAAATTGAACAAACCGAGTCCACCTTGCGTGTGGAAGCCGCCAACCTTAACTACGCCAAAATTTATGCACCTATAGATGGCACAGTTGTGTCTATCACATCGCGCCAGGGCCAAACCCTGAACACCAATCAAATGGCGCCTACCATTATGCGCATTTCCGATCTCTCCACCATGACGGTGCAGACGCAAGTATCGGAAGCGGATATTGGAAAATTGCGCAAAGACATGGCGGTGTATTTCACCACCCTCGGCAGCCAAGGGCGTCGCTGGTACAGCAAGTTAGATCGCATTCAACCTACGCCGGAAATTCTTAACAATGTTGTGTTGTACAACGCACTCTTTGATGTTCCCAATGAAAACCGGTTGCTGATGACACAGATGAGTACACAGGTATTTTTTATCGAGTCCCAGGCAAAAGATGTGTTGTTAGTGCCCATGTCCGCTCTCAGTTTCGCGCCAGCTCGCGGTGAGCGACCACCAGCCAATGCACCGCGCGGTGAGTTTCCTCCACGCGATAAAACATCAATAGATAAAACAATACCAGCAGGAGCAAATAAATCCGCTCGTCCCGGTATGGTAAAAGTCATGAAAGCCGATGGCCGCATTGAGGAACGTAAAGTCTTGGTTGGTGTTACCAATCGTGTACAGGCGCAAATTATTGAAGGGCTTGCCGAAGGTGAGCTCGTTATTAGCGGCAGTTCCCGTCCTACCCAAACAAAAGCGGCAGCAGGTATGGGCATGGGTGGCCCTGGTATGGGAATGGGTAGACGTTAA